One Amycolatopsis sp. NBC_00355 genomic window carries:
- a CDS encoding GNAT family N-acetyltransferase — protein sequence MDIRRITTSAPALAAGHLFDDPPVLAALERFLASEGHHLLLAYVDDVPAGMVTGVEMTHPDKGTEMFLYELGVSPSFQGRGLGSALVTELAALARSRGCYDMWVVTEEDNAAAQATYRRAGGAGTGRQVVLEWDFT from the coding sequence ATGGACATCCGCCGCATCACGACGTCCGCGCCGGCACTGGCCGCGGGCCACCTCTTCGACGACCCGCCGGTTTTGGCGGCACTGGAGCGATTCCTCGCTTCGGAGGGTCATCACCTGCTGCTCGCGTACGTCGACGACGTCCCGGCGGGGATGGTCACCGGCGTCGAGATGACGCACCCGGACAAGGGCACGGAGATGTTCCTGTACGAACTGGGCGTCTCCCCGTCGTTCCAAGGCCGCGGCCTCGGCTCGGCCTTGGTGACGGAGCTGGCCGCACTGGCCCGTTCGCGGGGGTGTTACGACATGTGGGTGGTGACGGAGGAGGACAACGCCGCGGCCCAGGCGACGTACCGCCGCGCCGGCGGCGCGGGGACAGGCCGCCAGGTCGTCCTGGAGTGGGACTTCACGTAG
- a CDS encoding NAD(P)/FAD-dependent oxidoreductase: MKRVAVVGASLAGVRAAQELRAQGYDGGVVLIGDEAHLPYDRPPLSKGFLAGTTSRAALELLDAGDLASLALDFRLGVRATSLDPAAHRVHLSDGSSVHADGVVIATGGRARTLPGFEGAHSLRTIDDAVALRSALVPGVRVVIVGAGFIGAEVASTCRSLGLDVVVLEALNAPLAPVLGSELAAVCARLHAGHGTDLRCGVAVSGLVGSAGRVTGVRLADDSVVPADVVVVGVGMTPATDWLAGSGLTVGNGVHTDAGLVTDLPQVVAIGDVARYHTDGVGRRHEHWTNASEQAPVAVGNLLAGRTERTYVPSGYVWSDQYTGTLQLAGHPRPDDVLTFVEGGPADASFVATYQRDGETVGVFALNNPKLFNRLRRQALRRPAAV; encoded by the coding sequence GTGAAACGCGTCGCGGTCGTCGGCGCTTCGCTGGCCGGGGTCCGCGCCGCGCAGGAGCTGCGCGCGCAGGGCTACGACGGCGGGGTGGTGCTGATCGGCGACGAGGCGCACCTGCCCTACGACCGGCCGCCGCTGTCCAAGGGTTTCCTGGCCGGGACGACCTCCCGCGCCGCGCTGGAGCTGCTCGACGCCGGCGATCTCGCGTCGCTGGCCCTGGACTTCCGCCTCGGCGTCCGGGCGACCTCCCTGGACCCGGCGGCCCACCGGGTGCACCTCTCGGACGGCAGCTCGGTGCACGCGGACGGCGTCGTCATCGCCACCGGCGGCCGCGCGCGCACCCTGCCCGGCTTCGAGGGCGCCCACTCGCTGCGCACGATCGACGACGCCGTGGCGCTGCGGTCCGCTTTGGTGCCCGGGGTCCGCGTGGTGATCGTCGGCGCGGGGTTCATCGGCGCCGAGGTAGCCTCGACGTGCCGTTCGCTGGGCCTCGACGTGGTCGTCCTGGAAGCCTTGAACGCGCCGTTGGCCCCGGTGCTGGGGTCCGAGCTGGCCGCGGTGTGCGCGCGGCTGCACGCCGGCCACGGCACGGACCTGCGCTGCGGAGTCGCCGTCTCGGGCCTTGTCGGGTCGGCTGGCCGGGTGACGGGCGTCCGCCTGGCGGACGACTCGGTCGTCCCGGCCGACGTCGTCGTGGTGGGTGTCGGCATGACCCCGGCCACGGACTGGCTCGCGGGCTCCGGCCTGACGGTCGGCAACGGCGTCCACACCGACGCCGGCCTGGTGACGGACCTGCCTCAGGTGGTGGCGATCGGCGACGTCGCCCGCTACCACACCGACGGCGTCGGACGGCGGCACGAGCACTGGACGAACGCGTCCGAGCAGGCGCCGGTCGCGGTGGGCAACCTCCTCGCCGGACGCACCGAGCGCACGTACGTCCCGAGCGGGTACGTCTGGTCGGACCAGTACACGGGGACCCTGCAGCTGGCGGGGCACCCGCGTCCGGACGATGTCCTCACCTTCGTGGAGGGCGGCCCGGCGGACGCGTCGTTCGTGGCGACGTACCAGCGTGACGGGGAGACGGTGGGGGTGTTCGCGCTGAACAACCCGAAGCTGTTCAACCGCCTGCGGCGCCAGGCTTTGCGCCGCCCGGCCGCGGTCTAG
- a CDS encoding glycoside hydrolase family 3 protein, translating to MSLSLLGGVAQAAPLQAQAAPAQPVIGKPALDKNGCAKIEKALPTLADWPKVDSQVKGKAGDEARIAQILAGMTLEEKVGQMTQPEITSITPDEVRQYAIGTVLNGGGAWPGGNKHATQQDWLNLADSYWNASKTSRTKIPVIWGIDAVHGNNNVYGATVFPHNIGLGAAHDPCLVRDVAGATARQVRSTGQDWAFSPTLAVVQDDRWGRTYEGFSEDPRITRSYGYEDINGLQDGATSRIGYNGVIATAKHFIGDGGTIKGQDQGVNPSSEADMINIHGQGYYGALAAGSQTVMVSFNSWTNPDLGINEGKLTGSSKAMNEILKGKIGFDGLVVSDWNAIGQVPGCTNSSCPQAINAGIDVVMVPADWKAFITNTVAQVQGGQIPMSRIDDAVTRILRVKLRDGIFESQKPSDRSYANSDEALKDNWLARDAARESQTLLKNNGNVLPLKPKAKVLVVGKSADNISNQTGGWTLSWQGTGNTNADFPNATSILTGIKQDLGDANVTFDEKGDIDPKGYDAVIAVIGETPYAEGVGDLTRKTLEASKLYPEDAAVLDKVSGKGTPVVTVYVGGRPLYMNHEINRSDAFVAAWLPGTEGGGVADMLVKGKDGTGYQGTLSYSWPKSACQSPLNPWSPDYDPLFKLGYGLKTGQRVTLGQLDETPGPATCGSTGGGGTATEDLSIFDRTDVAPYTSQIGSAENWGGTVIGPDGTAAHSEINVVPTDVNVQGDGLKATWTGTGAAQLYMQNTAGTNDLRSYLNADGALEFDTTVQQAPVNRTVISMHCVYPCFSEVNATKLFTDLAGGAKTTVKIPLSCFNNGLDFEHINTPFLVYTDAAFQASFANVRWVPNGAKDPDARPCSSLT from the coding sequence ATGAGCCTGAGCCTGCTCGGCGGGGTCGCGCAGGCGGCACCGCTGCAGGCCCAGGCCGCACCGGCACAGCCCGTCATCGGGAAGCCCGCCCTCGACAAGAACGGCTGCGCCAAGATCGAGAAGGCCCTGCCGACCCTGGCGGACTGGCCCAAGGTCGACAGCCAGGTCAAGGGCAAGGCCGGCGACGAGGCGCGCATCGCCCAGATCCTCGCGGGGATGACCCTCGAGGAGAAGGTCGGGCAGATGACGCAGCCCGAGATCACCTCGATCACCCCCGACGAGGTCCGCCAGTACGCCATCGGCACCGTCCTCAACGGCGGCGGCGCGTGGCCCGGCGGCAACAAGCACGCCACCCAGCAGGACTGGCTGAACCTCGCCGACTCCTACTGGAACGCCTCCAAGACCAGCCGCACGAAGATCCCCGTCATCTGGGGCATCGACGCCGTGCACGGCAACAACAACGTCTACGGCGCCACCGTCTTCCCGCACAACATCGGCCTCGGCGCGGCGCACGACCCGTGCCTGGTCCGCGACGTCGCCGGCGCCACCGCCCGGCAGGTCCGCTCGACCGGCCAGGACTGGGCGTTCTCGCCCACCCTCGCCGTCGTCCAGGACGACCGCTGGGGCCGCACCTACGAGGGCTTCTCCGAGGACCCGCGGATCACGCGCTCCTACGGCTACGAGGACATCAACGGCCTCCAGGACGGCGCCACCAGCCGCATCGGCTACAACGGCGTGATCGCCACCGCCAAGCACTTCATCGGGGACGGCGGCACGATCAAGGGCCAGGACCAGGGCGTCAACCCGTCGTCCGAAGCCGACATGATCAACATCCACGGCCAGGGCTACTACGGCGCGCTCGCCGCCGGCTCCCAGACCGTGATGGTGTCGTTCAACAGCTGGACCAACCCGGACCTCGGCATCAACGAGGGCAAGCTGACCGGCAGCAGCAAGGCCATGAACGAGATCCTGAAGGGCAAGATCGGCTTCGACGGCCTGGTCGTGTCCGACTGGAACGCCATCGGCCAGGTCCCCGGCTGCACGAACTCCTCGTGCCCGCAGGCGATCAACGCCGGCATCGACGTCGTGATGGTGCCCGCCGACTGGAAGGCGTTCATCACCAACACCGTCGCCCAGGTGCAGGGCGGCCAGATCCCGATGTCGCGGATCGACGACGCCGTGACCCGCATCCTGCGCGTCAAGCTGCGTGACGGCATCTTCGAGTCGCAGAAGCCGTCCGACCGCTCCTACGCCAACTCGGACGAGGCGCTGAAGGACAACTGGCTGGCCCGCGACGCGGCCCGCGAGTCGCAGACGCTGTTGAAGAACAACGGCAACGTGCTGCCGCTCAAGCCGAAGGCGAAGGTCCTGGTGGTCGGCAAGAGCGCCGACAACATCTCGAACCAGACCGGCGGCTGGACGCTGAGCTGGCAGGGCACCGGCAACACCAACGCCGACTTCCCGAACGCCACCTCGATCCTGACCGGCATCAAGCAGGACCTCGGCGACGCCAACGTCACCTTCGACGAGAAGGGCGACATCGACCCCAAGGGCTACGACGCCGTCATCGCCGTGATCGGTGAGACGCCGTACGCCGAGGGTGTCGGCGACCTGACCCGCAAGACGCTCGAGGCCTCGAAGCTCTACCCCGAGGACGCGGCCGTGCTGGACAAGGTCAGCGGCAAGGGCACCCCGGTCGTCACCGTCTACGTCGGCGGCCGGCCGCTCTACATGAACCACGAGATCAACCGCTCGGACGCGTTCGTCGCGGCCTGGCTGCCCGGCACCGAGGGCGGCGGCGTCGCCGACATGCTGGTCAAGGGCAAGGACGGCACCGGCTACCAGGGCACGCTGTCCTACTCGTGGCCGAAGAGCGCGTGCCAGTCGCCGCTCAACCCGTGGTCCCCGGACTACGACCCGCTGTTCAAGCTGGGTTACGGCCTCAAGACCGGCCAGCGCGTCACCCTCGGCCAGCTGGACGAGACCCCCGGCCCGGCGACCTGCGGGTCCACCGGCGGCGGCGGGACGGCGACCGAGGACCTGTCGATCTTCGACCGGACCGACGTCGCGCCGTACACGAGCCAGATCGGCTCGGCGGAGAACTGGGGCGGCACGGTGATCGGCCCGGACGGCACGGCGGCGCACAGCGAGATCAACGTCGTCCCGACCGACGTCAACGTGCAGGGTGACGGCCTGAAGGCGACCTGGACGGGCACGGGAGCGGCCCAGCTCTACATGCAGAACACGGCGGGCACGAACGACCTGCGCAGTTACCTGAACGCGGACGGGGCACTGGAGTTCGACACGACCGTGCAGCAGGCACCGGTCAACCGGACGGTGATCAGCATGCACTGCGTCTACCCGTGCTTCTCGGAGGTGAACGCGACGAAGCTGTTCACCGACCTGGCGGGCGGCGCGAAGACCACGGTGAAGATCCCGTTGTCCTGCTTCAACAACGGGCTGGACTTCGAGCACATCAACACGCCGTTCCTGGTCTACACCGACGCCGCGTTCCAGGCGTCGTTCGCGAACGTGCGGTGGGTCCCGAACGGAGCGAAGGATCCGGACGCGAGACCCTGTTCGAGCTTGACCTGA
- a CDS encoding bifunctional 3-phenylpropionate/cinnamic acid dioxygenase ferredoxin subunit: MIRACTVDELPPGESVRIPGTPAIAVFHTEDGELYAIDDTCTHQDASLADGWLEGCFVECPLHAALFDLRTGVPSCLPAKEPVRTYPVLVDDGVIYVQGVAREDAA; encoded by the coding sequence ATGATTCGCGCATGCACCGTCGACGAGCTGCCCCCGGGTGAGTCCGTCCGGATTCCCGGGACCCCCGCCATCGCGGTGTTCCACACCGAGGACGGCGAGCTGTACGCCATCGACGACACGTGCACCCACCAGGACGCTTCGCTGGCCGACGGCTGGCTCGAAGGCTGCTTCGTCGAGTGCCCGCTGCACGCGGCGCTGTTCGACCTGCGCACGGGCGTGCCGAGCTGCCTGCCCGCGAAGGAACCGGTGCGGACGTACCCGGTGCTGGTCGACGACGGCGTCATCTACGTCCAGGGCGTGGCCCGCGAGGACGCCGCGTGA
- the pdhA gene encoding pyruvate dehydrogenase (acetyl-transferring) E1 component subunit alpha produces MATETLLPSASPVRFVAEDGTRADQHGGYGEPSRERLKEAYRLMVLGRRFDVQATALTKQGRLAVYPSSAGQEACQVAAALTLAKQDWLFPTYRDSVALIARGLKPGEVLTLLRGDAHCGYNPAETRVAPQCTPLATQTLHATGLAHAMQRRGEDGVALALIGDGATSEGDFHEALNFAAVFKAPVVFFVQNNRYAISVPFEKQSAAAALAYKGIGYGMRSEQVDGNDAVAVLSVLDDAVKHARDKNGPVLVEAHTYRIDAHTNADDATRYREADEVAKWREADPVTRLETYLKAQKTLSDNEIEQFRSDAEDFAQTVRDTLNAEPELDPLSLFDHVYAEPTRHLEAQRAALKAELEA; encoded by the coding sequence ATGGCGACGGAAACCCTGCTGCCGTCCGCGTCGCCGGTGCGGTTCGTCGCCGAGGACGGGACGCGTGCCGACCAGCACGGCGGCTACGGCGAGCCGTCCCGAGAGCGGCTCAAGGAGGCCTACCGGCTGATGGTCCTGGGCCGCCGGTTCGACGTCCAGGCGACCGCGCTCACCAAGCAGGGCCGCCTCGCCGTCTACCCCTCCAGCGCCGGCCAGGAGGCCTGCCAGGTCGCCGCGGCGCTCACCCTCGCCAAGCAGGACTGGCTCTTCCCGACCTACCGCGACTCCGTCGCTCTCATCGCGCGCGGCCTGAAGCCCGGCGAAGTCCTGACGCTGCTTCGCGGCGACGCGCACTGTGGCTACAACCCCGCCGAGACGCGCGTAGCGCCGCAGTGCACTCCGCTCGCGACGCAGACCCTGCACGCCACCGGGCTCGCCCACGCGATGCAGCGACGCGGTGAGGACGGCGTCGCGCTCGCGCTCATCGGCGACGGCGCCACCAGCGAAGGCGACTTCCACGAGGCGCTCAACTTCGCCGCCGTCTTCAAGGCTCCCGTGGTCTTCTTCGTGCAAAACAACCGCTACGCGATCTCCGTGCCGTTCGAGAAGCAGAGCGCCGCGGCCGCGTTGGCGTACAAGGGGATCGGCTACGGCATGCGCTCGGAGCAGGTCGACGGCAACGACGCCGTCGCGGTCCTGAGCGTCCTCGACGACGCCGTGAAGCACGCGCGGGACAAGAACGGCCCGGTCCTCGTCGAGGCCCACACCTACCGCATCGACGCCCACACCAACGCCGACGACGCCACCCGCTACCGCGAAGCCGACGAAGTCGCGAAGTGGCGCGAAGCAGACCCGGTGACCCGGCTCGAGACCTATCTCAAGGCCCAGAAGACCCTCAGCGACAACGAAATCGAGCAGTTCCGCAGCGACGCCGAGGACTTCGCCCAGACCGTCCGCGACACGCTCAACGCCGAACCCGAACTCGACCCGCTGTCGCTGTTCGACCACGTCTACGCCGAGCCGACCCGCCACCTGGAAGCGCAGCGGGCGGCCCTCAAAGCCGAGCTGGAGGCCTGA
- a CDS encoding Lrp/AsnC family transcriptional regulator, translated as MSDKQSLSAGSGDQTSASGSATSGLAGRTVAPLDDVDRAMLAELSADGRLAVRALAERLHISRTNAYARLERLMAEGVITGFGARIDPRRAGLGTSAYIVVTVEQTSWRTMATDLHEIPYVDHVALVGGDFDILLLVRTPDNTTLRDVVLERLQALEGVRSTRTWLIFEELPGSVLA; from the coding sequence ATGAGCGACAAACAGTCTTTATCAGCCGGTTCCGGTGACCAAACGTCCGCGTCGGGTTCGGCTACGTCCGGACTCGCGGGACGGACGGTCGCGCCCCTGGACGACGTCGACCGCGCGATGCTGGCGGAGCTGTCCGCGGACGGCCGCCTGGCGGTCCGCGCCCTGGCGGAGCGCCTGCACATTTCGCGCACGAACGCGTACGCGCGGCTGGAGCGCCTGATGGCGGAGGGCGTGATCACGGGCTTCGGCGCCCGCATCGACCCGCGCCGCGCGGGCCTGGGCACGTCGGCGTACATCGTGGTGACGGTCGAGCAGACGTCGTGGCGCACGATGGCCACGGACCTGCACGAAATCCCGTACGTCGACCACGTCGCCCTGGTCGGCGGCGACTTCGACATCCTGCTGCTGGTCCGCACCCCGGACAACACCACACTGCGCGACGTGGTCCTGGAGCGTCTGCAGGCCCTGGAAGGGGTCCGCTCGACGAGGACGTGGCTGATCTTCGAGGAACTCCCCGGCTCAGTCCTGGCCTGA
- the betA gene encoding choline dehydrogenase encodes MSENYDFVIVGGGSAGCALANRLSANPSNKVLVLEAGRSDYKWDVFIHMPAALTFPIGSKFYDWGYRSEPEPHMNRRRIYHARGKVLGGSSSINGMIFQRGNPLDYERWAGDPGMSTWDYAHCLPYFQRMENCLADAPDGQWRGHDGPLELERGPASNPLFQAFFDAAEQAGYPRTDDVNGYRQEGFAAFDRNVRKGRRLSAAGAYLHPVENRSNLTIKTRAFVSQILFDGTRAIGVEYSEGRGVPAEVYGKEIILCGGAINSPQLLQLSGVGNAADLEKLGIDVVKDLPGVGENLQDHLEVYIQYACKEPVSMQPSLAKWKRPYIGAQWLFLRNGPAATNHFEGGGFVRSNDEVKYPNLMFHFLPVAIRYDGSAPTEGHGYQVHVGPMYADTRGSVKLTSTDPRQHPAIKFNYLSTENDRKEWIEAVRVARKILNQSAMGRYNGGEISPGPSVESDEEILDWVAKDAETALHPSCTAKMGVDEGSVVDPQTMRVHGTEGLRVVDASVMPYIPNGNIYAPVMMTAEKAADLILGNTPLAPLKQPFYRHGETPAH; translated from the coding sequence ATGAGTGAAAACTACGACTTCGTCATCGTCGGCGGTGGTTCGGCGGGGTGCGCGCTGGCGAACCGGCTGTCGGCGAACCCGTCGAACAAGGTCCTGGTGCTGGAGGCCGGCCGGTCCGACTACAAGTGGGACGTCTTCATCCACATGCCGGCCGCGCTGACCTTCCCGATCGGGTCGAAGTTCTACGACTGGGGCTACCGCAGCGAACCCGAGCCGCACATGAACCGGCGCCGCATCTACCACGCCCGCGGCAAGGTGCTCGGCGGCTCGTCGAGCATCAACGGGATGATCTTCCAGCGCGGCAACCCGCTGGACTACGAGCGCTGGGCCGGCGACCCCGGAATGTCCACATGGGACTACGCGCACTGCCTGCCGTACTTCCAGCGCATGGAAAACTGCTTGGCCGACGCTCCGGACGGCCAGTGGCGCGGCCACGACGGACCGCTCGAACTGGAGCGCGGCCCGGCCTCGAACCCGCTGTTCCAGGCCTTCTTCGACGCCGCCGAGCAGGCGGGCTACCCGCGCACCGACGACGTCAACGGCTACCGGCAGGAGGGCTTCGCGGCGTTCGACCGCAACGTCCGGAAAGGACGGCGGCTGTCCGCGGCCGGCGCCTACCTCCACCCCGTCGAGAACCGGTCCAACCTCACGATCAAGACCCGCGCGTTCGTGTCGCAGATCCTCTTCGACGGCACCCGCGCGATCGGCGTCGAGTACAGCGAAGGCCGGGGCGTGCCGGCCGAGGTGTACGGCAAGGAGATCATCCTCTGCGGCGGCGCGATCAACAGCCCGCAGCTGCTGCAGCTCTCCGGCGTCGGCAACGCGGCGGATCTGGAGAAGCTCGGCATCGACGTCGTGAAGGACCTGCCGGGCGTCGGCGAGAACCTGCAGGATCACCTGGAGGTGTACATCCAGTACGCCTGCAAGGAACCGGTGTCGATGCAGCCGTCGCTGGCCAAGTGGAAGCGGCCCTACATCGGCGCGCAGTGGCTGTTCCTGCGGAACGGCCCGGCCGCGACGAACCACTTCGAGGGCGGCGGGTTCGTCCGGTCCAACGACGAGGTGAAGTACCCGAACCTGATGTTCCACTTCCTGCCGGTGGCGATCCGCTACGACGGGTCGGCCCCCACGGAAGGCCACGGCTACCAGGTGCACGTCGGCCCGATGTACGCCGACACCCGCGGCTCGGTGAAGCTCACCTCGACCGACCCGCGGCAGCACCCGGCCATCAAGTTCAACTACCTGTCCACGGAAAACGATCGCAAGGAGTGGATCGAGGCCGTGCGGGTGGCGCGGAAGATCCTCAACCAGTCCGCGATGGGCCGGTACAACGGCGGGGAGATCTCGCCGGGACCGTCGGTGGAGTCCGACGAGGAGATCCTCGACTGGGTCGCGAAGGACGCCGAGACCGCGCTGCACCCGTCGTGCACGGCCAAGATGGGCGTGGACGAGGGCTCCGTCGTCGACCCGCAGACGATGCGGGTGCACGGCACCGAGGGCCTGCGTGTGGTCGACGCGTCGGTCATGCCCTACATCCCCAACGGCAACATCTACGCGCCGGTGATGATGACCGCGGAGAAGGCCGCGGACCTGATCCTCGGCAACACCCCGCTGGCCCCGCTCAAGCAGCCGTTCTACCGCCACGGCGAGACCCCTGCTCACTGA
- a CDS encoding alpha-ketoacid dehydrogenase subunit beta, giving the protein MTTTMAQALNAAMRDALKDDDNVVVFGEDVGALGGVFRVTDGITADFGEDRCFDTPLAEAGIVGFAVGMAMGGFRPVVEMQFDAFAYPAFEQITSHVAKLRNRTRGALSLPMVIRIPYAGGIGGVEHHCDSSEAYYTHTPGLRVVTPGTAQDAYDLLRDAIDSPDPVVFLEPKCRYWSSEEVSFTRSGPAMDQAVVRRPGKDVTLIAYGPMVATALETAEAAKEEGWDVEVVDLRSLSPFDDETVTASVRRTGRAVVVHEAAGFGGYGAEVVARVTEQCFHQLHAPVLRVTGLDIPFPAPKLERHQLPDVDRILDTIARLQWADTPVVAGA; this is encoded by the coding sequence ATGACGACCACGATGGCGCAGGCGCTCAACGCCGCCATGCGGGACGCGCTCAAGGACGACGACAACGTGGTCGTGTTCGGTGAGGACGTCGGCGCGCTCGGTGGTGTCTTCCGGGTCACCGACGGCATCACCGCCGACTTCGGCGAGGACCGCTGCTTCGACACCCCGCTCGCCGAGGCCGGCATCGTCGGGTTCGCCGTCGGGATGGCCATGGGCGGCTTCCGCCCGGTCGTCGAGATGCAGTTCGACGCCTTCGCCTACCCCGCGTTCGAGCAGATCACCTCGCACGTCGCGAAGCTGCGCAACCGCACCCGCGGCGCGCTCTCGTTGCCGATGGTCATCCGGATCCCCTACGCCGGCGGGATCGGCGGCGTCGAGCACCACTGCGACTCCAGCGAGGCCTACTACACGCACACGCCGGGCCTGCGCGTCGTCACGCCGGGCACCGCGCAGGACGCCTACGACCTGCTCCGCGACGCCATCGACTCGCCGGACCCGGTCGTCTTCCTCGAGCCGAAGTGCCGCTACTGGTCGTCCGAAGAGGTCTCCTTCACCCGCAGCGGTCCGGCCATGGACCAGGCCGTGGTCCGCCGGCCGGGCAAGGACGTCACGCTCATCGCGTACGGCCCGATGGTCGCCACCGCACTGGAGACCGCCGAGGCCGCGAAGGAGGAGGGCTGGGACGTCGAGGTCGTCGACCTGCGGTCGCTGAGCCCGTTCGACGACGAGACCGTGACGGCTTCGGTGCGCCGCACCGGCCGCGCGGTCGTCGTGCACGAGGCCGCGGGCTTCGGTGGCTACGGCGCGGAGGTCGTCGCTCGCGTCACGGAGCAGTGCTTCCACCAGCTGCACGCGCCGGTGCTGCGCGTGACCGGCCTGGACATCCCGTTCCCCGCGCCGAAGCTGGAACGCCACCAGCTGCCGGACGTCGACCGGATCCTCGACACCATCGCCCGGCTGCAGTGGGCCGACACCCCGGTGGTGGCCGGTGCCTGA
- a CDS encoding dihydrolipoamide acetyltransferase family protein, whose amino-acid sequence MPDFLLPDLGEGLTEAAILNWHVKVGDTVGIDQIVVEVETAKAAVEVPVPFAGVVSALHGEPGQLLPVGAPLLSVGGFAEPGVTVSTTSSGSGNVLIGYGTAPTTRRKRVRHVEAPVVKAVVKAKAPGVISPFVRKMAADNGIDLAKVTATGPDGIIRRADVEALLAKKPADGERRIPLTGVRKVVADKLTASRREIPEATVWVDVDASELVAARVALNAKTDRPVSLLGLIARFAVAGLKKYPELNSRVEGDEIVVLDKIHLGFAAQTGRGLMVPVVRDAGSLSTRDLSAAIGDRARTARDGKLAPADLTGGTFTVNNYGVFGVDGSAAIINHPEAAILGIGRIIDRPWVAGGELAVRKVCELTLAFDHRVCDGGTAGGFLRFVADCVESPVTALGDL is encoded by the coding sequence GTGCCTGACTTCCTGCTGCCGGACCTCGGCGAGGGCCTGACCGAGGCGGCGATCCTGAACTGGCACGTCAAGGTGGGCGACACCGTCGGCATCGACCAGATCGTCGTCGAGGTCGAGACGGCGAAGGCGGCGGTCGAGGTGCCCGTGCCGTTCGCCGGCGTGGTGTCGGCGCTGCACGGCGAGCCCGGGCAGCTGCTGCCGGTCGGTGCGCCGCTGCTGAGCGTCGGCGGCTTCGCCGAGCCCGGCGTGACAGTGTCGACCACGTCATCGGGCAGCGGCAACGTCCTCATCGGCTACGGCACCGCGCCGACGACCCGCCGCAAGCGCGTCCGGCACGTGGAAGCGCCCGTCGTGAAAGCCGTTGTGAAAGCCAAGGCGCCCGGCGTGATCTCGCCGTTCGTCCGGAAGATGGCCGCGGACAACGGGATCGACCTCGCGAAGGTCACCGCCACCGGCCCGGACGGGATCATCCGCCGCGCCGACGTCGAAGCACTGCTGGCCAAGAAGCCGGCCGACGGTGAACGCCGGATCCCGCTCACCGGCGTCCGCAAGGTCGTCGCCGACAAGCTGACGGCGTCGCGGCGCGAGATCCCCGAGGCCACGGTCTGGGTGGACGTCGACGCGTCGGAGCTGGTCGCCGCCCGCGTGGCCTTGAACGCCAAGACCGACCGGCCGGTCAGCCTGCTCGGCCTGATCGCCCGGTTCGCCGTGGCGGGGCTGAAGAAGTACCCCGAGCTGAACTCGCGCGTCGAAGGCGACGAGATCGTGGTGCTGGACAAGATCCACCTCGGCTTCGCCGCGCAGACCGGCCGCGGGCTCATGGTGCCGGTCGTGCGCGACGCCGGGAGCCTGTCCACCCGGGACCTGTCGGCGGCGATCGGCGACCGCGCCCGCACCGCCCGCGACGGCAAGCTCGCGCCGGCCGACCTGACCGGCGGCACGTTCACGGTCAACAACTACGGCGTCTTCGGCGTCGACGGCTCGGCCGCGATCATCAACCACCCGGAGGCCGCGATCCTCGGCATCGGCCGGATCATCGACCGGCCGTGGGTGGCCGGCGGCGAGCTGGCCGTGCGGAAGGTGTGCGAGCTGACGCTGGCGTTCGACCACCGCGTCTGCGACGGCGGCACGGCGGGCGGGTTCCTGCGGTTCGTCGCGGACTGCGTCGAGTCACCGGTCACGGCCCTGGGCGACCTGTGA